The sequence TTCTCATCTTGGTGAACCCATATTATATTACTCATGACACCAAATATAAAAAGTCTTCGAATTCTTCTCCTAAAGTTTGAGATTTgttttttacatattttgatGGCTTAAGGATTTTAATGATTTTGTAATTTGGATTGTATTTTAAGCGATTGGATTGCATGTGTTTCAAAGGGTTGATTGAGTATAATGACATGTATGTGGATGCTATGCAGAGAGCAGAAATGTTATTTTGGTAAAGATTGCATCTGTTAGGGAAGTAGTACTAGGTGCCCCTTTAAGGATAGTTTTAAAACATCTTGCTTCAAGGACTGTTGCTCCCGACATGGATCGGCTTCTTGCTATTGTGCATAGACCAAATGAGTCTTTTTTCCTTCTTCCTCAGGTATGTTTGAAGAATaagttatattaaataaatttactCTGAGACCTAAATTACATATTTGAACTTCATTCAGTTATGCAGGCTAATTAGTGCCTTCTGCCAATAtcctttattttaattttctttcttttctcaaaGTTTCTCCTTCTCCCCTTGCATTATGTCATCAACAATTGGCTTTTCGTTTTTAAAATTAGCATGTATCTAAATGGTGGGTACTTATTTTTATTGGTTCTTTTTATGTCTTCTTATAGGAGAAATAATTACCCATGACAATTAAGCAAAATTTTGGTACTTGTTTTGTCACAGATAGAGAAGGTTACTGTAGTTTTCCCTATGAGATTCAGCGACTCCATAGATATTGCTCTTGCAACTTCTTTTCTGCAGGTATGAGATGTAGACCTTATTATGTTTAGTAAGTTACGGGAATTTGTGATGAACATTTTTGTATGTGATGGATAAGAAGTAACTGCCACTCTTAGGTTTGAAGATGACATGtctttcaatttaaaaattattgagaGCTAGTATGCATCTCTTCAAACTATTGTTGGTTGAtaatttgaaattgattttaaTATTATTGAGTTGTTATATTGCTTAGGAATTTGTGGAAGCAAGACGTGTGACTGGACTTAATAGTGCTCCTCCTTGTTCTTGGTCTCCAACTCCCCCTCTAGAATTGAAGGATGTTCCTGCTGAGGCATTATCTGCCAATGCTGGATTCATATCATTTGGTAATGTCATATGCCAACACAGATGGTTTACTTTATTCTCACTGTCTCCCTGATACAGATTCTGATGCAAACTTTTTTGCAGTCATTTTCCCTCGCCATGTGGATGGCAAAAAGTTGGACAACACCGTGTGGAATTTATCAACGTTTCATGCATATGTTAGCTATCATGTTAAGGTAAGGTTCTCTTGCATAAATTGCAATAATTCTTTAATATATGTAAAACTTCTCATAAGCTATTTTGAAAGATGGGATCGCATTGTAAAACATGAGTATGAACCTATGTGCTGGTTTTGGTGTGCatagtattattttttaaaaaggaGCTTTTTGTTAACTATTGATGATTCCAGCTGGCCATGCAGCTGATGCTTATATAGGTTGAAAATATTTATAACATTTTGCGCATGTCTATACAGATTTAGTTAAATCCGAATTATTTGTCACCATTATGTTTAATCAACTGTTGATCGATCAAATGGAGTTTATCATAATATGTCCTATGCAATATGCTGCTAATGCTGAATCTGTTGTAATCATGAGAATATGTTAGAAGTCACTGATTCAGCATTTAACAGCAACACAGAAGATGGATGGGAAATAGAAGTTTATTAATGAATTTCCATACGAAATAAGTGAAGATAATATAATAAGACCAGAGAGTTCTCTCTTTATTTGTAGGATTCAGTTCTTCTCTTCATCGCAATGAAGAGtcaaacataaaaattaagagataaaaCCAGGCTACCCTCTAGAGCCAAAATACCCTGCTCTTATACTTTTCCCAATCCCCTCACTTGCCTTGTAGCAGCCCTAATTTAACTACCGTTTGCCCCTAAAGCCAGCTCAGAAAAACTACCCTTCGTGCCCATATCTCACTCCCCTGTCACGTCTACTTTCTCCCTTCTAGAGCATACTCTCCACACTTTAGCCCCGTTGCCAGAACCATTTACCAGTTGCCCAGTCTCATCGAAATTCTTGTCAGATACGGGAAAGACAAATGCTCCTCTACTGATATTATGAGGCTGAAAgttgtttttattaattattttgctTTCATACTAttgtttatttaaataattttgaagATGCATTATTCCCTTTTCATGTTATATTCTTTTGAAATTTCTttctgaaattctttttatatgGCATTGGATTGCTGCTATACTAGCTTTGaagcttttaacctaattaCCCTTGACATTTGCACACTTAAGCCACATTAATATAAGAGTAGCTGTTTGTTTGGTCTCAACTTTCTTGGCATTCCTTGACAGTGTTCAGAAGGTTTCATGCATACTCGCATGCGACGACGTGTGGAGTCTCTTATTCAGGTAAACTTTAATCTGTCTAGTTACCTTACTGAGTTCTATGGGCTATGTGGCGTGCAtgaaaaataaacattaatataaGAGTAGCTGTTTGTTTGGTCTCAATTTTCATTAGCAATTAAATTTTAATGCATTTTCTCTTCGAAGCTTGTGTTCAGCTTCTAGATTTTTGTTTTACCATGTTGCCAGCTGGACATGGATTCAAAGCATCATATAGACGCT comes from Euphorbia lathyris chromosome 8, ddEupLath1.1, whole genome shotgun sequence and encodes:
- the LOC136202138 gene encoding actin-related protein 2/3 complex subunit 2A isoform X1, with translation MNNMNSNSMILLQSPSRFLLQTLSNRAKNLEKAVELDYHWVEFDDVRYHVQVSMKNPNVLLLSVSLPIPPPETIFMSGLPFGAIEAIKAAYVVGVQILDPPRDGFNLTLKINLSKLPPDEESRNVILVKIASVREVVLGAPLRIVLKHLASRTVAPDMDRLLAIVHRPNESFFLLPQIEKVTVVFPMRFSDSIDIALATSFLQEFVEARRVTGLNSAPPCSWSPTPPLELKDVPAEALSANAGFISFVIFPRHVDGKKLDNTVWNLSTFHAYVSYHVKCSEGFMHTRMRRRVESLIQTLDRAKPGVEEKRKSSPNSRSFKKLGLKESRPNYKY
- the LOC136202138 gene encoding actin-related protein 2/3 complex subunit 2A isoform X2; translated protein: MKNPNVLLLSVSLPIPPPETIFMSGLPFGAIEAIKAAYVVGVQILDPPRDGFNLTLKINLSKLPPDEESRNVILVKIASVREVVLGAPLRIVLKHLASRTVAPDMDRLLAIVHRPNESFFLLPQIEKVTVVFPMRFSDSIDIALATSFLQEFVEARRVTGLNSAPPCSWSPTPPLELKDVPAEALSANAGFISFVIFPRHVDGKKLDNTVWNLSTFHAYVSYHVKCSEGFMHTRMRRRVESLIQTLDRAKPGVEEKRKSSPNSRSFKKLGLKESRPNYKY